In the genome of Fuerstiella sp., one region contains:
- a CDS encoding NPCBM/NEW2 domain-containing protein: protein MLILQLITVLLVAIDVRLDLLNGDAFTGSLTSISPQELTLEKDGKSNTIALEDIVSVTTDVQISEPSDQGRILLADGSQIECGLESLTAQQARSETSAVGPLVIPRAALRAVRLSSANPDWDEQWNMFLKRTNENDLLILKKRDGTGLDFYGGIVSAVSGDNVDFVLDGDTVPVPRSRIYGLIFAANTTASTGTTTIQFADGSAFIAQSLITDGDGLTVLSSWDQTLKISLETLHRIDFSGGRFHYLSDLDPVKETYFGIHPDGSLLAELLKSGEVLSEDALNLWKLHRDKIPMGPFGPLPLTLRGKVYRKGIWLFPRCRIDYALDSRYTAFQTIAGVDDEVAFNCSQSDNPSKVQLSILTDGDEAWNQVLDAPADPLTIDLDVRGVRTLSILVDFGDDDSACDFLDLANARLLIVP from the coding sequence ATGCTTATTCTGCAACTGATCACTGTGCTGCTGGTGGCGATCGACGTGCGGCTGGACCTGCTGAACGGAGATGCGTTCACCGGTTCGCTGACATCAATCAGTCCCCAGGAACTCACCCTGGAAAAAGACGGAAAATCGAACACGATCGCCCTGGAGGACATCGTGTCCGTCACCACAGATGTTCAGATATCAGAACCGTCCGATCAGGGACGCATTCTGCTGGCTGACGGCTCACAGATTGAGTGTGGTCTGGAAAGTCTGACCGCACAGCAGGCCCGTTCAGAGACGTCTGCCGTCGGACCACTTGTGATTCCCCGCGCAGCCCTGCGGGCAGTGCGGCTGTCTTCTGCAAATCCTGACTGGGACGAACAGTGGAATATGTTTCTGAAGCGTACGAATGAAAACGATTTACTGATCCTTAAAAAACGTGACGGTACGGGTCTCGATTTTTACGGCGGCATTGTGAGTGCGGTGAGCGGGGACAACGTGGATTTTGTGCTGGACGGCGATACGGTGCCCGTGCCGCGTTCGCGAATCTACGGACTCATCTTTGCAGCGAACACCACAGCATCAACAGGCACCACCACCATTCAGTTTGCCGACGGGTCCGCTTTTATTGCGCAAAGTCTGATCACCGACGGCGATGGCCTCACTGTTTTGTCCTCATGGGACCAGACGCTGAAGATCTCCCTGGAAACGCTGCATCGTATCGATTTCAGTGGTGGACGATTTCACTATCTGTCAGACCTGGACCCGGTCAAAGAAACCTATTTCGGAATTCATCCGGACGGATCGCTGCTGGCCGAACTTTTGAAGTCCGGTGAGGTGCTGAGTGAAGACGCGCTGAATCTGTGGAAGCTTCACCGCGACAAAATCCCGATGGGGCCGTTCGGGCCACTGCCGCTGACTCTGCGTGGCAAAGTCTACAGGAAGGGAATCTGGTTGTTTCCGCGCTGTCGCATCGACTATGCACTCGATAGCCGGTACACCGCCTTCCAGACGATTGCCGGTGTGGATGACGAAGTTGCGTTTAACTGCTCCCAATCCGACAATCCCAGCAAAGTGCAGCTTTCAATCCTGACAGACGGCGACGAAGCATGGAATCAGGTGCTCGATGCACCGGCCGATCCCCTGACGATCGATCTCGACGTTCGCGGAGTTCGTACATTGTCGATTCTGGTGGATTTCGGTGATGACGACAGTGCCTGCGATTTCCTTGATCTTGCCAACGCCCGACTGCTTATCGTTCCATAG
- a CDS encoding YraN family protein, whose amino-acid sequence MKRFLHKLLGDRGERQAVRFLKQLGYRILERQHRNRFGEVDIIAMDSNQIVFVEVKTRRTTDAGQPFEAVDLAKQKKIARTALAWLRAQRRLNQSCRFDVVSIVWESNTAHPQIEHFKNAFDAPGTGQVCG is encoded by the coding sequence ATGAAACGTTTCCTTCACAAGCTTCTGGGTGACCGGGGAGAACGTCAGGCGGTCCGATTCCTGAAGCAGTTAGGATATCGAATTCTGGAGCGTCAACACAGAAATCGTTTTGGCGAAGTCGACATTATTGCGATGGACAGCAACCAGATTGTTTTTGTGGAAGTCAAAACCCGCCGCACCACGGACGCCGGACAGCCGTTCGAAGCGGTGGACCTGGCAAAGCAAAAAAAGATTGCACGTACCGCCCTGGCGTGGCTCAGAGCTCAGCGGCGTTTGAACCAGTCCTGTCGGTTTGACGTGGTCTCGATTGTGTGGGAGTCAAACACGGCGCATCCACAAATTGAACATTTCAAAAACGCGTTCGACGCTCCGGGAACGGGGCAGGTCTGCGGTTAA
- a CDS encoding DUF1501 domain-containing protein, which translates to MNNSNFPDYPNRRRWLQTFGAGLGSFALADLINRPAAGAAATSSLPSGAVRHTPRARRIIWLFQSGGPSQLDLFDHKPLLKQRHGTQLPAEVRQGQRLTAMSGNQSSLPLAGSPFRFEPHGDSGNVMSELLPRTAQIADELCIVRSMQTEAINHGPGVTFMQTGSQFPGRPSMGAWLDYGLGSENEELPSFVVMVTKGKGGQPLLSRLWGSGFLPSRHQGVRFRSGGDPVLYLGNPVGINAGSKRSMLNALQQLHQIKLQTAADPLIETRIAQHELAFRMQQSIPEATDVSSEPDHIFELYGEQARNPGSYAANCLLARRLAERGVRFIQLYHPGWDQHSRLRKGVTRQCTETDQASAALVADLKQRGLLDDTLVVWGGEFGRTNYCQGKLTATSFGRDHHPRSYSIWMAGGGVRPGTTYGVTDPWGYNVAEQGVHIHDLHATILHLMGIDHERLTFRYQGRRFRLTDVHGNVINDLLA; encoded by the coding sequence ATGAATAACTCCAACTTCCCCGACTATCCTAACCGACGACGCTGGTTACAGACTTTTGGTGCGGGACTGGGTTCATTTGCTCTTGCCGATCTGATCAATCGTCCGGCAGCCGGGGCCGCTGCGACTTCTTCCCTGCCTTCAGGTGCCGTCCGCCACACTCCGCGTGCCCGACGCATCATTTGGCTGTTCCAGTCGGGTGGTCCGTCTCAGCTGGACCTTTTCGACCACAAGCCGCTGCTGAAACAGCGACACGGTACACAGTTGCCCGCGGAAGTCCGCCAAGGACAACGACTGACGGCCATGTCGGGAAACCAGTCCAGTCTGCCTCTGGCCGGATCGCCGTTCCGCTTTGAACCTCACGGAGACAGTGGCAATGTGATGAGCGAACTGCTGCCCCGCACCGCCCAAATTGCTGACGAACTGTGCATCGTGCGCTCCATGCAGACCGAAGCAATCAATCACGGACCTGGGGTGACATTCATGCAGACCGGATCTCAGTTTCCTGGCCGGCCCAGCATGGGGGCATGGCTGGACTACGGGCTGGGCAGCGAAAATGAGGAACTTCCATCCTTCGTGGTGATGGTCACCAAAGGTAAGGGGGGCCAGCCGTTGCTCTCGCGGCTGTGGGGTAGTGGTTTCCTGCCGTCACGGCATCAGGGCGTGCGTTTTCGGTCCGGCGGAGATCCGGTGCTGTATCTGGGAAATCCAGTCGGAATCAATGCCGGCAGTAAACGTTCGATGCTGAATGCTCTTCAGCAACTGCATCAAATTAAACTGCAGACGGCCGCAGACCCACTTATCGAAACTCGAATCGCTCAACACGAACTGGCGTTTCGCATGCAGCAGTCCATTCCGGAGGCAACCGATGTTTCGTCGGAACCCGATCACATCTTTGAACTGTATGGTGAACAGGCCCGCAATCCTGGTTCGTATGCGGCCAACTGCCTGCTGGCGAGACGACTGGCTGAACGCGGTGTTCGGTTCATCCAGCTGTATCACCCAGGATGGGATCAGCACAGCAGACTCAGAAAAGGTGTGACCAGACAGTGCACAGAAACCGATCAGGCTTCCGCAGCTTTGGTCGCAGATCTCAAACAGCGCGGACTGCTTGACGATACGCTCGTTGTCTGGGGCGGTGAATTCGGACGCACCAACTACTGTCAGGGAAAACTGACGGCAACCAGCTTTGGACGCGACCATCATCCCCGCAGTTATTCTATCTGGATGGCCGGCGGCGGTGTTCGTCCCGGCACAACGTATGGTGTCACCGACCCGTGGGGTTACAACGTCGCAGAACAGGGAGTCCACATTCATGACCTGCATGCCACGATTCTGCATCTGATGGGCATCGACCACGAACGCCTGACGTTCCGCTATCAGGGTCGTCGTTTTCGACTGACCGATGTTCATGGAAATGTCATCAACGACCTGCTGGCGTAA
- a CDS encoding DUF1553 domain-containing protein, translated as MKIAVFPIVILTLAASQVSAADPAQHIRFNRDVRPILSDRCYVCHGPDAENRQADLRLDLEQDAKRSVIVAGQPHESELVRRILSNDPNVHMPPPDSKLELSPEERKILTTWIEQGASWDRHWAFAAPQQPQLPNVQETQWPGNPIDHFVLGNLEQRLSVPSPEASRETLIRRISFDLTGLPPSLPQIDDFVTNDSPEAWSELIDRLLASGHFGERMASVWLDMARYSDTFGYQVDRDRHVWPWRDWVIRAFNSNMPHHEFLRKQIAGDLLPDATDDDILATTFNRLHPQKVEGGSTPEEFRIEYVSDRTQTFATAFLGLTLECCRCHDHKYDPFSQKDYYQLTAFFDKIDEAGLYSYRTQSTPTPTLLMLDEADKRRIRRLRDNVEAAEKKLADTAAAADAEFTQWLAVDRSVEDSTMLPNRILHMDFEAVPGGGNRHTDGKVGKGIRFSGDDAVDTQVGQFSRNQPFSIALWLNTPDHKERAVVWHHSLGWTDGGSRGYQLLIKDGRLHASLIHFWPGNAISIATADPLPVEEWHHVTVRYDGSSRAAGISILIDAQPVSTEIIRDNLYKEITADKKHLVMGERSRDRGFTNGLADELMVFERQLTPIEVAQLTDGHSLVTALTTPHDQLSGRQTERLFEYFLSTTHNGSRQQLAALTGARDELSAAIDGVQEIMVMKEAERPVTTHLLRRGAYDARGDVVTADTPAILPKRSAEAPANRLGLADWLTSPKHPLTARVAVNHYWQVMFGQGLVRTPEDFGSQGRPPTHPQLLDWLALDFIQHGWDVKRLLKQIAMSATYRQTSATSEDHAKRDPNNDWLGRFPSYRLPAEMLRDNALAVSGLLVDRMGGPPAKPYEVEVSFKPADRDSGPGLYRRSVYTYWKRTGPAPVMMVLDAVKRDVCRVNRERTASPLEAFVLMNGPQFVEASRVLAEQLLAEHHTPQQALSDLFRLLTSRPATDREHSVLTGLLAEQMDYFGQDAERTKKYLSVGDHIADAEPDPASLAALSAVANALLSYDECLIKR; from the coding sequence GTGAAAATTGCTGTCTTTCCGATCGTGATTCTGACACTGGCTGCATCACAGGTGTCGGCAGCAGACCCCGCCCAGCACATTCGATTCAATCGGGACGTCCGGCCGATTCTCTCTGACAGATGCTACGTGTGTCACGGTCCGGATGCTGAAAACCGTCAGGCAGACCTGCGTCTGGACCTGGAACAGGACGCGAAACGATCTGTTATCGTGGCCGGTCAGCCTCACGAAAGCGAACTGGTCCGGCGAATTCTGTCAAACGATCCTAATGTCCACATGCCACCGCCGGATTCGAAGCTGGAACTGTCCCCGGAAGAACGAAAAATACTCACAACATGGATCGAACAGGGTGCGTCATGGGACCGGCACTGGGCTTTTGCTGCACCACAGCAGCCGCAGCTGCCGAACGTTCAGGAAACGCAGTGGCCCGGTAATCCGATTGATCATTTCGTGCTTGGAAATCTGGAACAACGGTTATCCGTTCCGTCGCCTGAAGCTTCCAGGGAAACCCTGATCCGCCGCATTTCCTTCGATCTCACCGGACTACCGCCGTCACTCCCGCAGATCGACGATTTCGTCACCAATGATTCACCTGAAGCCTGGTCGGAACTGATTGACCGTCTGCTGGCATCAGGTCACTTCGGTGAGCGAATGGCGTCCGTGTGGCTGGACATGGCACGTTACAGTGACACCTTCGGTTATCAGGTGGATCGGGATCGGCATGTGTGGCCGTGGCGGGACTGGGTGATTCGGGCGTTCAACAGCAATATGCCTCACCACGAATTTCTCCGGAAACAAATCGCGGGAGACCTCCTGCCCGATGCCACCGACGACGATATTCTGGCCACGACATTCAACCGCCTGCATCCGCAAAAGGTCGAAGGTGGCAGCACACCGGAAGAATTCCGCATTGAATATGTGTCGGATCGAACCCAAACATTCGCAACCGCGTTTCTGGGACTCACTCTGGAATGCTGCCGTTGTCACGATCACAAATACGACCCCTTCTCCCAGAAAGACTACTATCAGCTAACGGCCTTTTTCGACAAAATCGACGAAGCTGGTCTGTACTCCTACCGGACACAGTCAACTCCCACGCCCACGCTGCTAATGCTGGACGAAGCCGACAAACGTCGCATTCGCCGACTCCGGGACAACGTCGAAGCTGCCGAAAAAAAACTTGCTGATACTGCTGCTGCGGCCGATGCCGAATTCACCCAATGGCTGGCGGTGGATCGCTCTGTTGAAGATTCGACAATGCTGCCGAATCGTATTCTGCACATGGATTTTGAGGCAGTACCGGGCGGCGGTAACCGGCACACCGACGGTAAAGTCGGCAAGGGTATTCGTTTCAGCGGCGATGACGCCGTCGATACCCAGGTCGGTCAGTTCAGTCGTAATCAGCCATTCAGTATCGCTCTGTGGCTCAACACACCCGATCACAAAGAACGAGCAGTCGTGTGGCACCATTCGCTGGGCTGGACGGATGGCGGCAGTCGAGGCTACCAGCTGCTGATCAAAGACGGGCGTCTGCATGCTTCACTGATTCATTTCTGGCCAGGAAATGCCATCAGCATTGCCACTGCAGACCCATTACCCGTTGAGGAATGGCATCACGTCACCGTACGGTATGACGGGTCCAGTCGAGCGGCCGGAATTTCTATTCTGATCGACGCCCAGCCTGTCTCGACGGAGATCATCCGGGATAACCTGTACAAAGAAATCACCGCCGACAAAAAACATCTGGTGATGGGAGAACGCAGCCGCGATCGCGGTTTCACCAATGGCCTGGCCGATGAGTTGATGGTCTTTGAGCGACAGCTGACTCCAATCGAAGTGGCTCAGCTGACCGATGGCCACAGCCTGGTGACGGCTCTCACAACACCTCACGATCAACTGTCGGGCCGACAGACAGAACGGCTGTTCGAATATTTCCTCTCCACCACTCATAACGGCAGCCGGCAGCAACTGGCTGCGCTCACCGGGGCACGTGATGAACTCAGTGCTGCCATCGATGGTGTTCAGGAAATCATGGTCATGAAAGAAGCCGAACGACCGGTCACCACGCATCTTCTGCGTCGTGGAGCTTACGACGCTCGGGGTGATGTTGTCACCGCCGACACCCCCGCCATTCTGCCGAAGCGGTCCGCTGAGGCGCCGGCAAACCGACTGGGGCTTGCCGACTGGCTCACCTCCCCGAAGCATCCGCTAACGGCACGGGTGGCCGTCAACCATTACTGGCAGGTCATGTTTGGCCAGGGGCTCGTTCGGACACCGGAAGATTTCGGAAGTCAGGGTCGGCCCCCCACTCATCCGCAACTGCTGGACTGGCTGGCACTCGATTTCATTCAGCACGGTTGGGACGTTAAACGCCTTCTGAAACAGATCGCCATGTCGGCAACTTACCGACAAACAAGCGCAACGTCTGAAGATCACGCCAAGCGCGATCCGAACAATGACTGGCTGGGTCGTTTTCCGTCTTATCGACTGCCGGCAGAAATGCTGAGAGACAATGCACTGGCGGTCAGCGGCCTGCTGGTGGATCGTATGGGAGGCCCTCCCGCGAAGCCCTACGAAGTGGAAGTTTCCTTTAAACCTGCCGACCGCGACAGTGGACCGGGACTCTACCGCCGCAGTGTGTACACGTACTGGAAACGAACGGGCCCCGCTCCTGTGATGATGGTGCTGGATGCCGTGAAACGCGATGTGTGCCGAGTCAACCGGGAACGCACGGCATCGCCTCTTGAAGCATTCGTGCTCATGAACGGCCCGCAGTTTGTTGAAGCTTCACGAGTTCTGGCCGAACAACTGCTGGCTGAACACCACACCCCGCAGCAGGCACTGTCGGATTTGTTTCGCCTGCTCACCAGCCGACCGGCAACCGACCGCGAACACAGCGTGCTCACAGGGCTGCTGGCAGAGCAGATGGACTACTTTGGCCAGGACGCAGAACGGACAAAGAAATATCTGTCCGTTGGCGACCACATCGCAGACGCAGAACCGGATCCCGCCTCCCTTGCTGCTTTAAGTGCTGTCGCTAACGCACTGTTGAGTTACGACGAATGCCTGATTAAACGATGA
- a CDS encoding NTP transferase domain-containing protein produces MTAPIAVVLAAGKSTRMKSATPKVLHPVCGQLMIDYVLNAVRAAGVEKIIVVVGHKAAEVRSAMSVHDDVVFAEQTEQHGTGHAVMMCESELTGHDGSVIVLAGDTPLLQSRSLIALLNHQQTHSAACVIGTADTTVNDGLGRVVRDADGTFVCIREQKDASDEERNITEVNTGCYAFSTPRLLESLERLKPNNVQAEYYLTDCPRILMDDGHHVAACCSLTIEEAIGVNNRIQLAEVRNHIQRGILQELMLSGVTIEDPNQTSIDCEVEIGSDSLIRPGTVIDRGARIGAKCRIGPNVHITQSQTVADGAVLGPR; encoded by the coding sequence ATGACCGCTCCCATCGCCGTCGTTCTGGCGGCAGGCAAGAGTACACGGATGAAGTCTGCGACACCCAAAGTTCTGCATCCCGTCTGCGGTCAGTTAATGATCGATTACGTGCTGAATGCCGTGCGGGCAGCCGGTGTTGAGAAAATCATTGTGGTTGTCGGACACAAAGCGGCTGAGGTTCGTAGTGCCATGTCCGTTCATGACGACGTCGTTTTCGCTGAACAGACAGAACAGCATGGCACCGGGCACGCGGTTATGATGTGCGAATCAGAGCTGACCGGGCACGATGGATCGGTCATCGTTCTGGCTGGTGATACTCCACTGCTGCAAAGTCGTTCACTGATCGCACTGCTGAACCATCAACAGACGCATTCTGCTGCCTGCGTGATCGGCACCGCTGACACCACCGTCAATGATGGTCTGGGCCGTGTTGTGCGGGACGCCGACGGCACCTTCGTCTGCATCCGGGAGCAAAAGGATGCGTCTGATGAAGAGCGGAACATCACCGAGGTCAATACAGGCTGTTATGCGTTCAGTACTCCGCGACTGCTCGAATCACTCGAACGACTGAAGCCGAATAATGTGCAGGCAGAATACTATCTGACGGATTGTCCGCGAATTCTGATGGACGATGGTCATCATGTGGCTGCTTGCTGCAGTCTGACTATCGAAGAGGCCATCGGTGTCAACAATCGGATTCAGCTGGCGGAAGTTCGAAACCACATCCAGCGAGGAATTCTGCAGGAGCTCATGCTCAGCGGCGTGACAATCGAAGATCCGAATCAGACGTCGATTGACTGCGAAGTTGAAATCGGTTCAGACTCTCTGATCCGTCCGGGCACTGTCATTGACCGCGGAGCCCGTATTGGTGCCAAATGTCGAATCGGTCCGAATGTCCACATCACACAGTCACAGACTGTCGCAGACGGAGCAGTACTTGGTCCCCGGTAA
- a CDS encoding GDSL-type esterase/lipase family protein codes for MGNRPVRSGLFVFALSYFLAGTSVVGQEFDLKRGIPTETTDIEQYRVSAVERWENAITGLEARDRIETHPDNSILFVGSSSIRRWEHIAADLAPYHPIQRGYGGAKWCDVAVFANRLISAHTFRAVVFFVGNDISGRDTDKSPQAVADLFTYVLRKVREHNRQAAVFFVAVTPTPSRFRSWPKIRAANTAVRSVCERTDKTYFIGTESIFLNSAGKPRSELFVDDALHLNRKGYVRWAAAIKSHLDTVLNAAD; via the coding sequence ATGGGAAATCGTCCGGTGCGTTCGGGGTTGTTCGTCTTTGCCCTCAGCTATTTCCTGGCCGGAACTTCCGTCGTCGGGCAGGAATTCGACCTGAAGCGAGGCATTCCGACTGAGACCACCGATATCGAGCAGTACCGAGTGTCGGCTGTCGAGCGCTGGGAAAACGCGATCACCGGACTTGAAGCCAGGGACAGGATCGAAACACATCCCGATAACAGCATACTTTTTGTGGGGAGTTCCAGTATTCGCCGATGGGAACACATAGCAGCTGATTTGGCACCTTATCATCCGATCCAGCGAGGATACGGAGGAGCAAAATGGTGTGATGTCGCGGTTTTCGCAAACCGTCTTATTTCAGCACATACGTTTCGTGCTGTCGTCTTTTTTGTTGGCAACGACATTTCAGGACGTGATACGGATAAGTCACCCCAAGCAGTCGCAGACTTGTTCACTTATGTTTTGAGGAAAGTGCGCGAGCACAACAGACAGGCGGCCGTATTCTTTGTTGCCGTCACGCCGACTCCGTCCCGTTTCAGGTCCTGGCCAAAAATCAGAGCTGCAAACACGGCCGTGCGCAGTGTTTGTGAGCGAACGGACAAAACGTATTTTATTGGCACGGAGAGTATTTTTCTGAATTCAGCCGGTAAGCCGCGCTCCGAGCTGTTTGTCGACGATGCGCTTCACCTGAACCGGAAAGGTTATGTGCGCTGGGCCGCCGCAATAAAGTCTCACCTGGACACAGTACTGAATGCTGCGGATTGA
- a CDS encoding peptidase, with the protein MTQSHASRRRFLEATGGIALTVSAPAIIGADDKSGSKPPVIGPEGHRYEVHHDCMQIPDHIRWQDTHGVAIDAAGLIYVKHRTKTAEPQDAIIVFDRQGRFVRSFGREFHGGGHGIDIRRDGGEEFLYLCDNKGHIARMTLKGEIVWKQGAPEIPPYENARPFQVKTPGKYGKGHLFSPTNIAFAPDGGFWVGDGYGSHYVIKYDKDAKAVGHFGGAGDGPGQLRTPHGLWWDDRPGREPALVVADRANARLQYFSAQGRHLSFFDDMLFPADIDIRGDVMLVSDLHARITLLDVNNRVIAHLGHDPAWLRQVLADRFAMRRHPDRWKPGRFIHPHDACFDHDGNIYVAEWVAVGRVSFLKHVG; encoded by the coding sequence ATGACTCAGTCGCACGCATCACGCCGCCGATTCCTGGAGGCGACCGGCGGGATCGCTCTGACCGTTTCCGCTCCCGCAATTATAGGAGCAGATGACAAGAGCGGATCGAAGCCCCCGGTGATTGGTCCGGAAGGCCATCGGTACGAGGTGCATCACGACTGCATGCAGATCCCGGACCATATCCGCTGGCAGGATACGCATGGAGTTGCCATCGATGCGGCAGGACTGATCTATGTCAAACACCGTACGAAGACAGCCGAACCGCAGGACGCCATCATCGTGTTCGACCGACAGGGCAGGTTCGTACGATCGTTTGGCAGAGAATTTCACGGCGGCGGACACGGGATCGATATTCGACGTGACGGCGGTGAGGAGTTTCTCTACCTGTGCGACAACAAAGGTCATATCGCCAGGATGACACTGAAGGGTGAGATTGTCTGGAAGCAGGGTGCACCCGAAATCCCGCCCTACGAAAATGCCAGACCATTTCAGGTCAAAACGCCTGGCAAATACGGTAAGGGACACTTGTTTAGCCCAACCAACATTGCGTTCGCCCCTGACGGCGGATTTTGGGTTGGTGACGGATATGGTTCACATTACGTCATTAAGTACGACAAAGACGCGAAAGCGGTCGGTCATTTTGGAGGAGCCGGTGACGGCCCCGGCCAGCTGCGCACTCCGCATGGGTTGTGGTGGGACGATCGGCCGGGACGCGAGCCGGCGCTGGTGGTTGCTGACCGGGCCAATGCACGACTGCAGTATTTTTCAGCTCAGGGCCGGCATCTGAGCTTCTTTGATGACATGCTCTTTCCGGCCGACATTGATATCCGCGGGGACGTGATGCTGGTGTCCGATCTGCATGCCCGCATCACTTTACTTGACGTCAACAACCGGGTGATCGCTCACCTGGGGCACGATCCGGCATGGCTCCGGCAGGTACTGGCTGACAGGTTTGCCATGCGACGGCATCCCGACCGCTGGAAGCCGGGCCGGTTCATTCATCCTCACGATGCGTGCTTTGACCACGACGGAAATATTTATGTGGCCGAATGGGTGGCAGTCGGCCGGGTGAGTTTTCTGAAGCATGTTGGCTGA